CCGAGAGCCTGCAGGAGCTCAGCACGCAGGTCCAGCAGCTCACCAGCCTGCTTGCACAGAAGCACACTGAACTCGGCACCCTCAGCCAGCAGCTTCGTCACGACGACGAGGCCCGCCAGCGGCGCGACTCCGGCGGTGCTGAACTGAAAGCCGCTGAGGAGGAAGCCCTGCGCTGGGGGCGTCTCCGTGAGCTGATCGGCTCCGCGGATGGGGCCAAGTTCTCCCGCTTTGCCCAATCGCTCACCCTGCGCCAGCTCATCGGTCTGGCCAATGAGCATCTCCAGGTTTTGGCCGAGCGCTACCGCCTCATCGCCGCGCCTGGAGATGATCTGGATCTGCGCATCGTCGATCTTTACCAAGCCAATGCCGACCGTCCCATGGAGAGCCTTTCCGGTGGCGAGAGTTTCTTGGCTAGCCTCGCGCTCGCCCTAGGCCTGAGTGAACTCGCGAGTCATCATCACCCCATCGATTCGCTGTTTATCGATGAAGGCTTCGGCACCTTGGATTCCGAGACCTTGGAGATCGCCCTCAGTGCCCTGGAAAACCTGCGCTCACGCGGTAAAACCATCGGCCTCATCTCCCATGTGGAACTACTGAAAGAACGCCTCACCACACAGATCCAGGTGACCAAGCTTACCGGGGGCTCTAGCCAGTTGAAGGTGGTGAGCTGATGGAAATGTGAGAATAGCCTGTGCTAGGGATACAATATCGCTCCACCTTGTCTCTTGAACATCATCTGCTTTTCGGCGCTGCCGCGACGGCATCGCAGCAGATTGATCTGATCCTCGAAAAGCTCATGCAGGACTGCATTCTTCACATGCAAGCCTTGAGGTTGTGGGAGGGCGATCTGGAAATACAGCACGAGGGTGGGATCGCCTCTCTTGGTGCTCTCCGATTCGAGTTCACGCCCCACCCATTCGATTTTCGCAGGGATGCCTTCAGCATCAGTGACGATGAAAGTTGTGGTGAGGTAGGTTAAGACGGCGGTATCAAATTCAGCCGCAGGTGTCTTTTCCAGAAACAGCAGCTTCTCAAACCGACGGATGAGGGCGAGTTCGATATCGTTGACGAAGACGGTGAGGCTGACTTCCCACTTCTGAGTCTCCGCATTCCATTCCATCTCACCGGTGGATTGATGCAGATCGTGAGCCTGTAGAGAGGTTGGGTTTACAAATGAGACAACCCAAAGAATGCAAAACATTCTCCACCCGAGAATGATCGGGTGGAGGGATGAGGTAAGCAGGTCCGACCTCATTTCTTGGCCTCACTTGTCTCCTTCTTTTTATCGTCGTCTTTCTCGGGCTTGGTGATTTCCCGCATGGGATTGGCAGCCTTCTCATCTTTGTAGAGCTGGAATTTGCTTTTGACGAGACGGCGTGGCCAGAAGTTGTTCTCCACATCGGTATCAACCAGTTCCTGGCGGGGGTCGAAGGTCGCGGCTTTCAGTTCCTTTTTCGTGAAGAGAAGCTTGGAGGCTTTCTCGGTGTTGAAGCGCCAGATCTCCGCAGGCAGATTCATCTCTTCGGTGCTGCCGTCGGCGTAATCCAGCTTCAGAGTGACGGGTGTGACTAAACCCCCGACGTTGCTCATCTCAATGACATAGAAGTTGTGTGAGGTCTTGAGCAGAGCTGGGTCAATCTCGGCTTCCTTCAGCTCTTTGATCAAGGATTCGAACTTCTTCTTATCGCTGGGGAGGACGCTCGCTTCGTCGAAGCTGTCGTAGAAATCCTTCAACTCTGGAAAGCGATCCACACGCTTCGGGAGTGAGGCATTGCGCTCCTCGGTGAGTGTTTTCGGGAGTTCGTCTTTCTCCTGTTTCTTCTTCGGTTTCTCAATGGCGGGATCGCGGCTGTCGAGCTGGAGCCAACGCACTTCATCAATGGAGACATCCACGTGATCCACGCTATAAAACCAGCCTCGCCAGAACCAGTCGAGATCCACGCCACTGGCGTCCTCCAGGGTGCGGAAGAAATCCGCCGGCGTAGGGCGCTTGAACATCCAGCGTCGTGCATAGGTCTTGAAGGCGTGATCGAAGGCTTCTCGACCGAGCACATGCTCGCGCAGGAGATTGAGCGCCACCGTTGGTTGGCCATAGGCGTTGGGGCCGAGATCGGCGATGGATTCGGAATTGGTCATCACCGGCACTCGCTCCGTGAGCCGCATGTAGTCCACCATGCCACGTTCATCTCGGCGATGATTCCAGTCATTTTCCCAGGCCTCCTCAGCGAGGTATTCCATGAAGGAGTTCAGTCCCTCATCCATCCAGGTCCACTGGCGTTCATCGCTGTTGACGATCATGGGGAACCAGTTGTGACCGACCTCATGGATGATGACGCCGATGAGGGCATACTTGGTGCGTTCAGGATACGTGCCATCCTTCTCGGGTCGGGGGCCATTGAAAGAGATCATGGGGTATTCCATGCCAAACACAGGGCCATTAACGGACCACGCCACCGGATACGGGTAAGCGAAGGTATGCTTGGAATAAACCTGGATGGTGTGGGCAATGGCGTGGGTGGAATATTTCTCCCACAGGGGCATGCCTTCCTTGGGATAGACGGACATGGCCATGACCGGTAGCCGATACATGCGGTCGGCAATGCCGCCTTTCCGCTCAGGTGTCGGTGGGTGCGTGGCTCCTTCCACCGCCATGGCATCCCAGATGAACTTACGTGAAGAGGCAAAAGCAAAGTCACGAACATTGTCAGCCTGAAAAACCCAGGTCTTCTTGCCTTTGGGTTGGGCTTTCTCCGCGGCTTTGGCTTCCTCAGGAGTGACAATGAAGACAGGCTTCTGGGTTTCTCCCTGAGCTTTCTTCAGACGCTCGCGTTGAGGTTCGGTGAGCACCACGTCCGCATTCTGAAGGGCGCCCGTCGCCGCGACGATGTGATCGTCTGGAACCGTGAGGTGCACGGTGTAGTTACCAAACTCCAGGGTGAACTCTCCGGTGCCGAGAAACTGTTTGTTAATCCAACCCGCGTAGTCGGTGTAGGCGGCCACGCGCGGATACCACTGTGCGATGGTGTAGATGCAGTTGCCGTCCTCTTTGAAGAACTCGTAACCCGTGCGCGCATTGATGCGTTCACAATCATTGATGGGGTAGCTCCAGGCGATCTTGAACTGGAAATCTTGGCCTGCATCGAGAGGCTCCGGCAGATCCAGGCGCAGCATGGTTTTGACAAGGGTATGGGGCAGCTCATGGCCTTGTGTATTCGTCAGGCTGAGGATCTTCATTTCTCCATCGTAATCTTCATAAGCGAGGAGTCGGTCCAGGGCTTTGTAGCTGAATTTGGTGAGATCCACGCCGCGCTTCGTGTTGGGCACGCTGCGGGAGTCGGCGTTGTGGGAAAGGT
The DNA window shown above is from Prosthecobacter debontii and carries:
- a CDS encoding DUF6702 family protein; its protein translation is MFCILWVVSFVNPTSLQAHDLHQSTGEMEWNAETQKWEVSLTVFVNDIELALIRRFEKLLFLEKTPAAEFDTAVLTYLTTTFIVTDAEGIPAKIEWVGRELESESTKRGDPTLVLYFQIALPQPQGLHVKNAVLHELFEDQINLLRCRRGSAEKQMMFKRQGGAILYP
- a CDS encoding M1 family metallopeptidase: MKHVLFFLLAVLPLMAGEPGLPVGKFQQLDQLLPTPSPQRIASGAPGKTYWQNRADYDIQVELDDVKRTITGEATVTYHNASPDTLTYLWVQLDQNYLSHNADSRSVPNTKRGVDLTKFSYKALDRLLAYEDYDGEMKILSLTNTQGHELPHTLVKTMLRLDLPEPLDAGQDFQFKIAWSYPINDCERINARTGYEFFKEDGNCIYTIAQWYPRVAAYTDYAGWINKQFLGTGEFTLEFGNYTVHLTVPDDHIVAATGALQNADVVLTEPQRERLKKAQGETQKPVFIVTPEEAKAAEKAQPKGKKTWVFQADNVRDFAFASSRKFIWDAMAVEGATHPPTPERKGGIADRMYRLPVMAMSVYPKEGMPLWEKYSTHAIAHTIQVYSKHTFAYPYPVAWSVNGPVFGMEYPMISFNGPRPEKDGTYPERTKYALIGVIIHEVGHNWFPMIVNSDERQWTWMDEGLNSFMEYLAEEAWENDWNHRRDERGMVDYMRLTERVPVMTNSESIADLGPNAYGQPTVALNLLREHVLGREAFDHAFKTYARRWMFKRPTPADFFRTLEDASGVDLDWFWRGWFYSVDHVDVSIDEVRWLQLDSRDPAIEKPKKKQEKDELPKTLTEERNASLPKRVDRFPELKDFYDSFDEASVLPSDKKKFESLIKELKEAEIDPALLKTSHNFYVIEMSNVGGLVTPVTLKLDYADGSTEEMNLPAEIWRFNTEKASKLLFTKKELKAATFDPRQELVDTDVENNFWPRRLVKSKFQLYKDEKAANPMREITKPEKDDDKKKETSEAKK